The segment ATGGGTTTAAGACATTGTGAACTTTCCCAGAGTTCTGGGAGATGGCCGTTTTCTGTCTGGGATGTCAGTGGCTGCAGAACAGTGTCGTTTATgtgttatttatatgtatttcaAATGGCAGgtcttaagtgaaagtgaagtgattgtcattgtgaaacatgtcctctgcttttaacccatcacccttagtgagcagtgggtagccattaaaggcaccaggggagcagtgtgtggggacggcaccttggcagttcaggattagAACCTGCACCCTTCCTTCCCTGCTAGGCCGCCTCCTGCTTTAACACTCAATTCTGCTGACGAATCAAAATTAACTCTCATTGGTAACATGTCCCTAATAACATCTTGCACCTGGTCACCCTATGGTGGGTGACGTGACCTTTACCTATAGGTTTTACATTCACTTTAAATAGAAGTACATTCTGCACAGGAGGTCAGTTGTTTGGGGGGTTGGATTCTAGGCTCTGGCTGTGTCTGTGCTGGTTTTCCCTCCCAGAGGAATATACACTAGGTCAATTCTCGACTTTAACttgactgtaggtgtgagtgtatgttgtgtctgtgtgtccacaACTGGTGCTTTCCGTGGGTTAGTCCTCGCCCTGCACCCTGTCCCAGCCACAACGCATAAGGAATAGGCAGTTGTATAAAATGAGTGCATGAGTGAGTGGTTTTTGGTCTATTTACACTGACACAATTCTTCATATTTAGGTATGAAAAAATAGTACGGTTTTAGATGTAGATACATGGAGTGCTTTTTGTTAGGCTtgaaattagggctgcacgatttggggaaaaagacatattgcgattattgagatcaatattgcgatatgcgatatgataaagggcacttgcttgtatttcaatgaaaagttgcatacaaattactaatagtaaaatgtttaatttcaaagtgaaacatacaaactacttataacaacttgaaatgcccagtgctttcaaaatacaatattctactaaattaaataatcacaaaaaagtctttactttaaaaaaacattactgtcgaacaacaaaccctggaaaggctaaacaactgattatatttggccattataaaatccagtATTATAGtgcttacgtttaaccaaaacgttgtttggcttctgacttgaacacaggaatgcatagcttcgctagcttagcctagcttagctaaggttaagacttataaaacgggattttataatggccaaatatattcaaaacaattgtcctatgaaatgtaatcttGCTCGAATGAGATTTGTGTACCATGTGACTTTGTAATGCTTGATGAAATTTTGTAATGCttattgaaatatataatgAGCACAGTTTCCAGAACTTTATTTCAACCACATAATTTTACCACGCCACCGCAAGGGCAGTAGGATGCTACAGGCCTGCCTGGTGTATTTTGACAGTTGACAAAGTTGAGCTTGAACTTGggaaaattaaaccaaaatgctaaaaaaaaaaagcatgcaaaaacaaaaatgtactgTCTTAATATTCAAGATGGATACTCCTATAATGtggaacataatttaattttaatgtctgcaaaacagtcaatttataaaatacatttgaaacacTAACCTTTCGCAATGTAAATTTTTAACTagtttcaattaaattcaaagcaaatgATCATAACCCATACATAGTTCAGTTTATATGTGTAATAGTGCATccggcttaattaaaatattactaCATTTCGCCGGGCGAAATAAAATATTAGCTACATTTTcactcttagtactggctatcatatgttaaacttatcAGCAGTCATGTTGCTTCTGGATCAGTGACATTGTCTTTTTAGTTGAATATATTGgcattgcataaacattattttattgaagtgttgtacagttttgacacccataaTTCATTTTAGTATTTGGtacaatagttttgtctgaatgcttatagagttcaTAGAAATCTATTGTCAAAgtttgttttaacaagtgagagtagttttctgtgtcccgtgcatcacatgggaagttttcaaactgctagAAAGGCACAAAAAgttctacatacatgtcacatgTCTTCATAGTTCTGACTATGtaatggggataaagtaacttgaaTTATCAAAaggtcctgttcttcacatagAGAATCATCCTACATAGTGTGGTTAAGGTTGAAGTTTTTCATATGTACAAATTACAGTTTACAGAGcataatgaaattcttacttgaaaacccctcccacgtagacagaatattgaacatgatacatagaagacaaagtgcagcagcaataagtaagtcacagaaggctaagttgcataaagtgaatgtgcataatttaagtgacagtgcataaTGTTACGTAAGTTATATATTCAGTGAAGCGTAAATCGATTTATTGCTCATAGAGAACCCCAGTTACTATGTGTTGAATAACCTGATGGCACTGgagtagaaactgttcctgaatcatgAATCTGAAACAATCTGTGAATTGAGACATATTTAGTAGATGTGActgtagcaaaaaaaatgtttttgtaattcaatggGTAATGGTTTCCctattttttgttttgaaattaatcttttttttttttttttcctcccacagATTGTACATGTTCGTGTGGTGGTGCCTCCATGTTCCATGGATGTAAAGGGGAAAATGAGTGGTGAAGTGCACAGTGGCTTTCCAGCCTAGTGGCAGATATGTTAATTTGGGTCCCATGATGAACCGCGATACCTTCTCTCACATTCGGCTTTGGTGCCCACGCCCCTTTGGCACCTACTCCCAGAACAAGCCATACAGTGGGGGCACAGGTGGCAGCGGGGCAACAGCCACCCTCTGCAAGGCTGACACCACCTGCCGCATGTCCTTGGAGAACGGTGGAGCTGGAGAGCAACCGCAAGAGGATGCTGGCACAGAAAACACCCCACCAGCCCAAGGCACCGGCCTGCAGGTTCCACCGCCCCCTGCTCCTCCCTCTCCCACCTCGCAGATTGAAGATGGAAGAGTGCTGCTTGACACCTGGTATGTCATTAAGCCAGGCAACACCAAGGAAAAGATTGCCTTCTTTGTGGCCCACCAGTTCAGCGGCGCAGGGATCCCCCGTCCTAGTGCCATGAAGGTGAAAGGGAACTGGGCCACCGACTGCACTAAAGCCAAGCGTCGGCGCCGCTGCTCGTCATATGACCCACCCACCAGGGCCCAGAATGTGTCCAGCGAGTCCCAGCCTCTGGACTCGGCGACTTCAGAAGATGGCGTCGGGGTGAGTGAGACGGACCTCTTGTCTGTTGCGGAGATGGTGGCCCTGGTAGAACAGCGCACGGCCATGGCCTTGCAAGGCATGGTGGCCCAAGGTCAAGCCACCAGTCTACAGCACGCGGTTCTCCAGGGCATGGGCTCTGACTCTGCTCCGGACGTCTACACTCCCGAGGAGGCCACTCCCCCACCTGACTCCCTCAGAGACATTGAGCCcgagcaggagcagcagcaggagtgcAGGAGGGTCGCTCAGGCTGTGGCACATTTTGAGTCCCAGCAGCACCACCTGGAGAAGGCGCTTATGCGACCCAGCTTTGACTCCTTCGGTGACGACAGGGATTGCTCTGGAAGTGGTGGCGTGCCAGCCCATGGTCGTGGGGAGGTGCGTATCGCCTTCAGAGTGTCCAGCCTGGACCCACGCTCGCAGTCGGAACCTGCTGGCCGGTCCAGGTGTATGTTCATGAGTTGTGGAGCTACAGGAGGTCAGACAGGAGCCCGGGCCAAAGAGAAGATCACCTGTGATCTTTACCAACTTGTCAGTCCTTCATCTCGCGACCCAGGTGTCCTATTGTCCGGCACTCAAAAGGCGGACACGCTTGGGGAGAATCACACGGACCGTCCTCCGTCAACGATGCCGGATGCCAGTCCCGATTCAGGGGAGAAGAAGGCGGTGTCTCGAGAACGAGTGACCGGCTTCcatgtggaggtggtggtgacTGGTGCTGTGGACCAGTGTGTCTTCTATGGTAAGGACAGCACCGAGAATGTCCAGGAGGAGACGGTGTGCTTGGCCATGCCCAGCGGAAACGCTCCCGCAGACGCCTCCGAGGACCCACCCCCTGGTCAGCTGTTCTTCCTGCAGCCGCCGAACTCTGAGGAGGAGGGCGGCGATGCTGTCGGCAGCGGCATGCGTTCTTTAGACTGCGCCAACAACAACAAGCCCTCGGCCGAGCCGCTGGACCCTTCTCTGACCAGTGTGGAGGAATGTGCCGATTCCTCGCTGTGCCGCCTGTACCGCCACGTCTCGCATGACTTCCTGGAGATCAGATTCCAGATCCAGCGGCTCCTGGAGCCCCGCCAGTACATGCTGCTCCTCCCAGATCATATCATGGTCAACATCTTCAGCTACTTGCCCACACGCTCACTGGCGGCCCTCAAGTGCACCTGCCACGACTTCAAGGCCCTGATCGAGACCTACGGCGTGCACGCCACAGACTCCCGCTGGAACCAGGACCCGTTGTACCGCGACGACCCCTGCAAACAGTGCAAGCGGCAGTACGAGCGCGGAGACGTCTCGCTCTGCCGCTGGCACCCCAAACCTTACCACCACGACCTGCCTTACGGACGCTCCTACTGGATGTGCTGCCGCCGCACGGACAAGGACACGCCCGGCTGCCGGGTGGGGCTGCACGACAACAACTGGGTGCAGCCCTGCGAGCTCGTTCAAAACCGCAGCAAGAGGGATGATGGGAGGTAAAGGGCGGGGTTGGGCTGGGAACCCCAGATTTCCTCCCCTCTTCCCTCAGCTTTTGCCTTTACCTCATGCCATGAAAAATGTTTAGGTCTGAATTTTTTGCCTCCCTTTGTCTTAGCACTCTAACCTCGCTATCAAGTCTGTATGAGTTTTTCTGGGCCCCCGGAACCTCACACCCGTCGCTGGCAGGTCGATGCCCGTGAGTCGGACTGAGGCGGGCggaaaaatgcaatttaaattcTGCTGCATGGGATTTAAGATCTTTGCATTTACTCGTAATGTGGTTGCAGGTCATTATTTTGGCTTGGCCGTCTCTTATCGTGCCTGGTTTCTGAGCTGGTccccctgtccccccccccccccccccccccctccccgaaaTACCCAGGAGGAAGGAATACAGAGATGCGAAAACAGCCATGGCTTGCCACTAAACGCCTAACTGTCTAGTGAAGAGGGGGGGCGGTAGGGTTGTGGAAACATTAAATTGATGAGATGCTGACACTGGggacaaaaaaagagcaattcAATGTAACTTTGCTAAGGCCTGATGTCACTTTTGTGAAAAAGATTTTATTGCTTGTTATggattgtgtgtgggtgtgagtgaattattataattattattattttgctttcTTCCTGTTTTTGAGGACCATTTTTTCCTCCCCTTCCctgttaaaaagtgttttttgttgtttttttaaacgatTTTTagaattccgttttttttttttttttttttttttgccccccacACCCTGTACCTCCTTCCATCTGTCTGCTTGTTGGCAGAGGGCAGCTCTTGCCAGTGCAGTCAGTCATTTGCTGCATGTTGGCAAGGAAAAATGAGAGGCCATTGAAATCTCAGCACCAGCTTCAAACCTTAATCCCACTCATTCATTCCGCCTACCTTCCCTCAGACTGCATAACAGGAAGTAAAAAGAACTTTTGATGCTGGTCACTCTGGCCTGGGTGTGGGAGACCGTTGTAGGTTTCAGTCGTCCAATGCTAATGGGAATATTTGCCTctaaaataaacagaagtgaTTTAAAACTGGTATTAGACCCTTTTTGTGATTGAAAACAAAaggttctatttatttatttatttttgtatttttatatatatatttttagataaagcttgatttattcaaatgaaagtatGATGCCAGTAAAATAAAAGTTGAAATTATGAAAGAATGTTAATACTTTCACCACTAGGGGGAGGGCAGCCCCAGGAAAAGAACCATCTTTTAAGCCTGATAAGATTTGTGCTGAAAGGAAAAGTGTCGCAGTTCGATTATACAGATGCGATTGGCTAGTTTTTAAGGAGTGCTGTTTGCTTCGTTTTGGTGTTTTATGTCCACATTTGATAGTATATAGGTATGGCTACCCTTAACTTTTTTTATAGTGAAAGGAAAGTGATTATAAATCAGACTGGGGGTACACTATTTTATTAGATCATTATGAAAGAGTACCTTTggatatggggtggtagtggcctagtgggtaacacactcgcctatgaaccaaaagacccaggttcaaatcctgcttactaccattgtgtccctgagcaagacacttaaccctaagtttctccaggggggactgtccctgtaactactgattataagtcgctctggataagggcatctgaaaaatgccataaatgtaaatgtaagttgagtCCCTGAAAAATATTCAAGTCAAACTAGCAAGCATTCCTTACATTGCACAAAAATGGGcctttaataaagaaaaaaaaaaaaaaaaaagtccagtgaCGTCTAGGAGCACttggatatttatttatgttaaagTGGATGAAGCTTTCCCCAGTTTTCGTTATGCATAGTAACCCCAACAGAAAATAGCAACGGCCATCATTATAAGTGCATTAGCATCAATAACGTGCCGCCACTTGGGGTCCTCGCTTATGTCCGGTATTTGTTTGGATGCCGCGATGGCCTCCTCCTCCGTGGGCTCCGGAGCCTGGGATCCGCTCCCTCCGCAGAAGCAGGCAATGAGTCGCCGGAGCACAGACTGAGTATGGCTTGATGCTGCGGGAAGAGTGATGCACCGAACATGCAAACCAAGAAGGTTTTTGCAGAGGAAATTATGCCCGTGTGTAATTTCCTACCCTCTCTTTCTGCCCGATCCCTGGTTTTCCTTTCTGCTTCTCTACGGGCCTTCCTTgcccgctcctcttcctccatgtCCAGGTCCACCCTCTCCTCCTTAGAGAATCGCAGGCTGAAGACAAGGCGGTGGAGCTGCGTAAGGACAGCTTTATCAGAATTTGTGTTGAACTGTAAGAATGTTCAAACAAACTAGGGAGGGGCACGCACATGCTTGTCATCAACGGGTGGGGTGTTGTAGCTCACTAGGAAGACCAGGAcaatggtgcagaaaaaaagaatgatggCAAAGTAGAGGTAGTGAACCCCACACACTATATCAGGGCAATTTGAAGGGAATACGCAGCTTCCAGTGCCAAATGCAAACTCGGCACCCATTCGAGACAGGCCTATGGCGAGGCCACCCATCAGACCCCAGAAGGCCCCCTGAAACAGAATTAAGCCTTGCCAttaatttttgttgtatttttttttgttggttatGTTGTTCAACTTCCATCTACTTACTGGCTCATTGACCCTCTTCACAAACAGTGCCATGAAGAACACTGCAGCAATGGGTGGGGCTAAGTAGCTAGACACTGATTGGATGTAGTCAAACAGCTGGCCGCTTTGTGCAGCCTGAACAACTGGGATCCAGCAGATACTGACAGCTACGATGCAGAGAATCCACACCCTGTCAGAGATTTGTAAATTTACGATCACATAGCTTTAAAAATGCTGGGTGAAGTTACAAGGGAGGATTTCGAACCTGCCGACAATCATGAGCTCCTGCTCTCGGGCCTGTGGGCGGATTCGTGTCCAGATGTCCATGGTGAACAGGGTGCTGCTGCTGTTAAATATGGAGGCCAGAGAGCTCATAAGAGCAGCCAGCATTACAGCAAGCATCAGACCTCGCAGACCTGAGACCAACAGAGGGACACATCTTTTAAAAATCCTATTTTTATCACAAGAAAGTGACAATAGAGTAAAAAGTTGCTCAAACTTTGAACAATATACTGCACACTTTGCACACTTTGCGGTTGCCAGGTTCAGTTGTGGAGATCCACATTACAGGATGTTCCCTGGTTCTCCCTAAGCCACACCCCTTTTCTGAACCAGAATGAGTGATTCCCTGGATGTAGTTCTTTACGTGACATGTTCTGATGGCAGTTGAAGGTCAGTTCCTTATTACTCTCCTGGGATGTGGTTCTTCCAGACCAAACCTCGACTCCCCTGACACCCACCATTATTATTGTGAAGTTaaaataaatggtcatgatTACCAGTGGGCATGAGAGAGACCACTAGTTTGGGATATGCAATGTTGGAGCAGCCCACCTCTGTCCCACAAACCTTCTTACAGATTTCTGGCACCACACAGCCCACTTcatctgcattaaaaaaaaaaaaaaaaactggtaacACGTTCTCCAGAATTGTGGTCTATCCATTGACATTTAACAGTATGCGGTATTTCAAGGCTTACTTACCTGGGTAAAGCACACGGCTAATCATACCAGGGAACACCATAAGAAAGACAGGAAGCAGCTTCAGGTAGCCACATAGGATACAGCCAGCCTTGGCATGAATGAGATTTCGTGCAGCCAGACAGCGTTGCACAATGACCTATTGGAGAAAAGGACATAAAGTCACTATGCAAGTTAAATTGCACTTAATTTTAAGTGCATTACTCTTTATCAGAGTGGGTCACAATCtatctgaataaataaatgaaaaaaaatcccattgaCTCCACATTTATTGGATGTACCCCGAAAGTGCATGCTGTTTACCTGATCACTGCACCAAAACCAGGAGCCAACAATGGCGATGCCAAAAATGACCCCTGGCCAGGGCATGTCCCCATGCAGAGGGTCTCTCAGAAGCTTGAAGGCGTCTTCGCGGGGGATGTAGCACTCTTCTGAAATATTATAGCGCTCAGGATCCATGGACAGCCTCTGGAGCGGCAGGGCGGCACTGTATTTTTCTAACAGGGCACTGTACCCTCCTACCTCATAAAATGCTGGCAGGCATGGGTTTTTGTAAATGATAAAATAGACAAAAGGTTTTAGGCACATTTGCAGTATGTATGCACTTCTCACTGAATCCATTGCATGATGTCCAATTTGTCCTTACAGAAGCCCATGAGGACAAACGctccagtgatgatgatgaaggtctgAACAGTATCAGTATACATCAAGGCAGCTAGTCCACCTAATGAGAACATTTCAGTTAAGAAGCAAAGCGAACACTACCCGAGTGATCAATCAAGTTATGGTTAAAGCATTTTAATCGATTGAGAACAGGGTTTCTAAAGCTTTGGAGACCTGTGACCGTGTACATGGCCGTAATAAAGAGCAGCGTGATCACAGCCACATAGATGTTCCATCCCAGAGCCTGCTGGATGAATACAGCCCCGGAGAACATGTCAACCTGCGGGAGCGAAGCTGTGGTTATTGAGAACATCTATACGTAACCTTTATGCTCAttttaggagaaaaaaaactggatGCGCTTACAGAAATCTTCGTGAAGATGTAGAGGAACAGCGAGATGGTGGACATATATAAACTAATGCGAGTGCCTCCAAAACGCTTCTTAAGGTATTGTGGCATAGTGATCACCTGAAATGTGGATTTTATGAAGCACAGGGTAAAATATGGACAATTTATTGATTTTGGAAAACACATTTGACTTTGATTTTACTGATATTAAACAGTGAGATAAATGTTATCTACATGTTTACAAGGACGTCAAATATGAAACCTGGACAAATCTTCTGGCCACAAGTTCAAGGCCCATATTGCAAAGAACTATTGAATAATGCGAATAAACTTTTATTTGTCTGTCAATTGAAAGAGGGTGACCAAGACTgggtgataataataataataataataacagtagcTTTTTGGTGTAACATACCCCTGCGGTAAGGTAGACGGGGACAAACAACCAAcccaacagcagcacagtgaacaGAGCCTAACCAAGGGCGAAATACATCACCATGAATGGCTGCAGACACAGTGCTGCACTCGGCAGCAAAATGTAACAGTGCTCATTATTCATATTCAATTGAATGAAATCATGGGGAATAAAGTGCCAGGGGACACACTTACGTTCCACTCGAACCCCCCCACTGCTATACCACTGGCTGCCCCTGTACCGGCCAGGCCAACAAAGTGAGCGCTGCCAATATTACTGGCGAACAAAGAGGCACCCACCTAGAAAGGAGGACATGCTGAGTGGATTTGCTGCCatagagagaggaagaaaatcGCAACAGTTATTTgagagtaaagaaaaaaaaaaactactactTTAAAGACTCACTGGCCACCACACCATGGTGCGTCCTGCCAGGAAATATCCTCCCACAGTTCCACGATTGATTCGAAACATTGACTGAAAAGCAGATGACAATTTTGCTTACATTTGCAAATGCTTGCATAAGTACCAACATATACTTACCCAGATGCCAACTCCCATAACCACAGCAAAATAACATAATATGACTATTATGTCGGCTGCgttgttgatgtttttttcttcgCTGACAGGTGTGACTGCCTCCATGTTCAAGGCAGGTTCTGAAAAGAACTCAAATCAAAGGAATCCACTGAGAAATGAAAGGATGTCTTGGTGGAGCGGAATCTTCTTACTCAGTCAGACCTTTGGCCACTAAAGAGGCTGATGCAGGGGGTTTATTTATGGCTCTAATAATTAACACGTCCTTACCTGTGCAAGGATGGGGCGTTAAAAAAAGTAAAGGCTCTGGATCATCTTTTTCAATCAGCAGGCTGTCTGACTGACTAGCCTCCACATTTTACCTTTATTACAGTCACTGCGATAGccaatatagtttttttttcccagtgtaGATTGTTTGTGGTAAATAAGGGGATATTGTTTTGTAGCGCAGAAGAAGTAATGATTTACAAGACAATGCCACAGTTTGGTTTCCCTTGACTGACCTGAGGACATGGACAGTGTGACGGTCATGTGAAAGAGCTGACAGAAATAGGCACCCCTGCACAAAGTGTGCTCTTTGAATGAGGGAAAGCTTTTAGCAATTCTTTGTTTTCCTGaattagaataattttttttactcaccTACCTCAATTGTAGGTGAGAAgtaatctaaaaaaatgtaatctaatTGCATAAGAATCAAATTAGGTTTACATTTCAAAAGTGGATTTTggttgtattttttgtttttatttgtacatttagctaaaagtattttatatacgatttttagttttatttagtaAATATATTTCCGGGTGAAGAggtatgtattatgtattaaaaagGTGCTCAAGTGTattaagaaaacacacagtAAGTAAAGCAGAAAGTGGAAAGTGGAAAAAGGAGTGCAGGAGGAAATGGAAGAACATATTACAATATTGTTTGGCAATACCTTTGGCCAAAATAAAATCGGCTGATG is part of the Denticeps clupeoides chromosome 19, fDenClu1.1, whole genome shotgun sequence genome and harbors:
- the slc5a2 gene encoding sodium/glucose cotransporter 2; translated protein: MEAVTPVSEEKNINNAADIIVILCYFAVVMGVGIWSMFRINRGTVGGYFLAGRTMVWWPVGASLFASNIGSAHFVGLAGTGAASGIAVGGFEWNALFTVLLLGWLFVPVYLTAGVITMPQYLKKRFGGTRISLYMSTISLFLYIFTKISVDMFSGAVFIQQALGWNIYVAVITLLFITAMYTVTGGLAALMYTDTVQTFIIITGAFVLMGFSFYEVGGYSALLEKYSAALPLQRLSMDPERYNISEECYIPREDAFKLLRDPLHGDMPWPGVIFGIAIVGSWFWCSDQVIVQRCLAARNLIHAKAGCILCGYLKLLPVFLMVFPGMISRVLYPDEVGCVVPEICKKVCGTEVGCSNIAYPKLVVSLMPTGLRGLMLAVMLAALMSSLASIFNSSSTLFTMDIWTRIRPQAREQELMIVGRVWILCIVAVSICWIPVVQAAQSGQLFDYIQSVSSYLAPPIAAVFFMALFVKRVNEPGAFWGLMGGLAIGLSRMGAEFAFGTGSCVFPSNCPDIVCGVHYLYFAIILFFCTIVLVFLVSYNTPPVDDKHLHRLVFSLRFSKEERVDLDMEEEERARKARREAERKTRDRAEREASSHTQSVLRRLIACFCGGSGSQAPEPTEEEAIAASKQIPDISEDPKWRHVIDANALIMMAVAIFCWGYYA
- the fbxo46 gene encoding F-box only protein 46, coding for MMNRDTFSHIRLWCPRPFGTYSQNKPYSGGTGGSGATATLCKADTTCRMSLENGGAGEQPQEDAGTENTPPAQGTGLQVPPPPAPPSPTSQIEDGRVLLDTWYVIKPGNTKEKIAFFVAHQFSGAGIPRPSAMKVKGNWATDCTKAKRRRRCSSYDPPTRAQNVSSESQPLDSATSEDGVGVSETDLLSVAEMVALVEQRTAMALQGMVAQGQATSLQHAVLQGMGSDSAPDVYTPEEATPPPDSLRDIEPEQEQQQECRRVAQAVAHFESQQHHLEKALMRPSFDSFGDDRDCSGSGGVPAHGRGEVRIAFRVSSLDPRSQSEPAGRSRCMFMSCGATGGQTGARAKEKITCDLYQLVSPSSRDPGVLLSGTQKADTLGENHTDRPPSTMPDASPDSGEKKAVSRERVTGFHVEVVVTGAVDQCVFYGKDSTENVQEETVCLAMPSGNAPADASEDPPPGQLFFLQPPNSEEEGGDAVGSGMRSLDCANNNKPSAEPLDPSLTSVEECADSSLCRLYRHVSHDFLEIRFQIQRLLEPRQYMLLLPDHIMVNIFSYLPTRSLAALKCTCHDFKALIETYGVHATDSRWNQDPLYRDDPCKQCKRQYERGDVSLCRWHPKPYHHDLPYGRSYWMCCRRTDKDTPGCRVGLHDNNWVQPCELVQNRSKRDDGR